From the Thomasclavelia ramosa DSM 1402 genome, the window GTAGTTACTAACGCCTCTAAAAAAACATTATGACTATGAACAACTTGAACTGCCCAATACTCCAATGCATCTGTTTCCTGACTGCCTATTTTTTTAAAATTATTTGCTCCAATTCCAATAACTGGTTCCGTATGCCAAATTTCTAAAGCAGCTTTAGTTAATGATACCCGTCCATTAGAAACCTCATCGATAATTGTCAATCCTTGATTAAAATCTTGCCAATTCCCAGCAATTAATAAATGTCCCGCCTTAACAACTTTATCCATTTGAAAACGACTTGTCTCCTTAGAAGCAATTCCCTGCATCTGTGGAACAATCTCAACTACCCGCTGACCTACTAGACTTGCACCAGCAATAACTACAATTAGACTAATTACCAGCCCTAATCTCTTAAAATTACTATACGGCTTACGACGTATTAAAAAATAATATCCAACCATGACGATAATGATTGCTAAAATAATTAATGCCGCACGACATCTTGTTAAAAGAATATATACCAGCTGAATCCCAATATTCGCAAGATACCAGTATTTTCCCTTAAACTTCTGCCTTACTGCGACTAACGCTAAAACAATCGTAATACACGCTAAAAAAGCAGCTGGATTACTATTAAAATAAATTCCAAACAAACGATTCCCGACCATTCCTAAAGTCCAGCCGTTAGCTAAACTAGAAAAATGCACTAAATACATTCCAATAGAGATAAGTGAAGCTCCACCAACTAATACATTTACTAGTGGAATAATCATTCGTACTTCATCTTCAATATCATCTTTGCTCATTGAAACAGGATTATTAAAAATCAATAAATAAATAACTAATTGCATTACTGCAATAACATAGGAATTTAAATCACTATAGTCATTCCTCGCTGTAGCAAGCAATAAAATCAGTCCTTGAACGATCATTAGCAAACTGTAATTCTTTTTTAATTTAAACTTTTTTTTATAAATATCATGCACAATTATTACTAATGCCCAAATCAATAATGGCACAAACAGGTAGTTCGTCTCAATACCTAAATAGCCCAATGCTAAAGTATTGATAAACATATATATAATAAAACATAATTTATAATACTTTCGATTAAAAACCATTTTCTTCTATCTCCAATTTAATACTCTTATTATACCATTATTATAAAAAAATAAAACAACAAAGGAGCTCGAAAGAGCTCCTCTTATTTAATGAGTTAATCCTTTTAATTCACTATCTTTAATTTCTTTACCTTCTTCGACTTTATTGATCAATTCTCGTACTCTTTCAATATGTGATTCAAAAGGAATCATAACATCACTATTAGTCCCTTTCATTGAAAAAGTATCATCCATTAATTGATACTCACCTTCAATTTGAACATTGATGATCTTCCAATCCGCCATATCATTTAATTGCATATTTATCAATGACTTAATCTCTTTATCTGACATATCTGTTTCAAAGCAGCCTTCAACTGCACTTAAAATATTATTAAAATTAGTAATAATCTTAGGTGACATAGCTTTATCAAGCATTGCCTTTAAAACCTTTTGCTGATTTTCACCACGAGCAAAATCACCACGTTTTAATCTTTTTCTTTCTCGAACGAAACACAATGCTTTATCACCATCCATCTCATTCAAACCTTCACTGATTTGATAATTACCATGCAAAGTTTCAAAAGCCTCACTTGAATTAACTGTAATTCCGCCTAAAGCATCAACAATATTAGTCATACCACTAAAATTAGTACGTGCAAAATAATTAATTTTCATTTCCAATAAATCTTGAATTGTATTAATTGTTTCACTTGTTCCATATATACCAGTATGTGTTAATTTATCCATTTTTCCATTTTTATGCAAGTTAATTTGACAATCACGAGGTATACTTGTCATCAAAATTTGTTTTGTTTTGGGATTTACCGTAACAATTAAATTTACATCACTACGTGATACTGTTTTTAAACTTCCATAAACATCAATTCCTGTAACATAAATTGAAAAAGCATTTTCAGTAACATCTGTTTGTTTAGTCGTTACTTCCATTTTCGCATCATAAGCATATGATTTTAAAACCTTAGTAACATCATTAAATTCTTCATGATTTGTCTGCAGCATCGTTCGATATTGTTCACCAACAACAATTGCATCTACTTTTCCCTCATAAAGAGCATCTGCAAGTGAAGCATAATTATCATACTTAGTATATTCATGATCACCAATCTCGGTATCAAGATCTTTTAAGGCTTCAGCAATCGTAACAGTATCCTTTTCATAAGATACTCCAATTTTTTTGGAACTATCAAGATCTTTTAATTTAGTAATTTTACCATTCTTTAATGAAATCACTGAAACAACATATTCTTGTCCAGTGGCATTAGAAACATTTTCAATAAAATTATTCCCTCTTGAAATATAAGTACAGCCAGCAATCAAAATGATACTTGTCAATAAACTAATAATTTTAGTAACTATTCCTCGTTTACTCGATAATCCTTTTTTGATTTTTTGTTCACTACTATAAATAATTCCAAAGAATCCTGCTAATAACAACGCTAATACCACAATTCCAGCAATTAAATACTTAGTCGGCACTAAATCCAGTTTGAATGTAAAGTAGACTACTGCAATCGTAGCTAATAATTGAATTCCTAAGACAAAAAACTTCGATGTAATAAATTTGAGTATTTTTTCTTTCATATTCTTGCTCCCAACTATAACAGTTTTACCTATCATACATAAAATAACTTTATTCGTCAAATTAATCCCTTTTTTTCTTTGATTCGGACGTATATAGATATTATAATCTATAAATCTATGTAATAAAAAAGAAAAATATGTTAATTATCTACTTCTTATCAAGTGCCATTCATAACTAATTTACTATAAAAGTTTATATTGCAAAAATTATATATAAAAAGACTTGTGATTTTCCACAAGTCTAAATTAATCCATTGTTTCCGTTTTAGGATCAATTCCTGCTCTATCCAAGACTGCATGAACAACATTACGTTTTCCGCTTTCACTACCAGCTGAAGTACATGTTGATAAAGTAATTACCGGATTACCTGCAGCTTGTTCAAAATCAACCTTAATATCACTAGTTTTTAACATCTCTTGATAAAAAGCTTGAATATCAGTAATTCCAGTATTATATAATAAACTCTCTTCTGGAATAATATGTGCTGCTACTACTTTATAACGACTTACTGTCCCATCTGGTAAATAAATATAAACATACGGGTGTTTATCTGCAAAATCTTGTTCTGTATATGATTTAATGTTATTAAACATTGAACCATTTTTCATATTATGACCATAAATAACAGTATTTAAATCAGTAAAAGGGTTTTTATTTTCACTTGCAATAAAAATTGAACCGGCTCTAAATTCCTTTTTGTCAATATCACTATGAATATATGTATCATTAGTTTCTCCTTGAACAATTGGATAACTAACTTTAGTATCAGGAATATCGATCCATCCCTTAACATCTGAATTTCTTGCTAATAAGGCTTCAAAATCAATTGTCTTATATGAATTTTTTTGTTCTGTATTTTCAGTAACATATGTTTCTTCTACTTCTTTATTACTATCATCCATGCTCTTATATTCAAGAAAAATTGAGGCTAGATTATACGCACTATAACAAAATACACAAATACAAACTAATAAAATAATTTTTCTAATTAAATCTTTAGCTCCAGTCGGTTTTATTCTCTCAATAAAACTCTTTTTTGTTTTTGCCATTAGACATTAAATTTAAACAACATGATGTCACCATCTTGACCAACATATTGTTTTCCTTCCTGACGAATCTTACCAGCTTCTTTTAAAGCATGTTCACTGCCATATTCGACTAAATCATCAAAACTATATGTTTCTGCTTTAATAAAACCTCTCTGGAAATCACTATGAATAATTCCCGCCATTTCTGGGGCTGTCATACCTTCTTTAAAAGTCCAAGCTCGTACTTCTTGTACCCCGGCAGTAAAGTATGTACGAAGTCCTAATAGTTTATAGGCTTCTTTGATCAATTTATCAAGACCGCTTTCTTCAATTCCTAAATCTTGTAAAAATAAATCTTTTTCTTCTTTATCCATTCCAACTAATTCACTTTCAATTTTTGCACAAATAGGGACAACATCAGCCCCTTCACCAGCTGCAAATTCAACGACTTTATTATAATGTGGATTAGTAGTTGGATCTTCTAAGTCTTCTTCACCTAGATTTGCCACATAAATGATTGGTTTCATTGTTAATAAAGTATATTGTTTAACAACATCCATTTCTTCTTTACTAAACTCGATCACTCGAGCTGGTTTATTGGCTTCTAGCGTACTTTTTAATTTTTCTAAAATAGCGACTTCTAACTTCGCTTCTTTGTCTCCTGATTGTGCTTTTTTACCAATTCGTCCAATTCTTTTTTCTACAGTATCTAAATCAGCAAAAATCAACTCTAAATTAATTGTTTCAATATCTCTAATAGGATCGACATCGCCATCAACATGAGTTACATCCTTATCTCTAAAACAGCGAACAACTTCACAAATTGCATCAGTTTCACGAATATTCCCTAAAAATTTATTTCCTAAACCCTCACCACGACTCGCCCCTTTAACAAGACCAGCAATATCAGTAAAACCGAAAGTAGTTGGAACAGTTTTTTTAGGTTCAACTAATTCTGTTAACTTATCTAAACGATAATCAGGTACTTCTACAACCCCAACATTAGGGTCGATTGTTGCAAACGGATAGTTTGCTGCCTCAACTTGGGCATTTGTTATTGCATTAAACAATGTTGACTTCCCAACATTTGGCAATCCTACAATTCCGGCTGTCAGTGCCATTTATATCACTCCATTCATATGCTCTTATATTCTACTTAATATCCAGGTAAATTGCAAGTTTGTTTAATTTTAAAGTATCTAGTATAATTAACTAAACTTTAATTTAAGGAGACTATTATGTTTAATCAAATCGATATTCACGGCTGTACTACGATTGAAGCTAAAATCCGGCTGGATAACTATCTAAATTCATTATCCCCCAATACGAAAGAAATTACTGTAGTTCACGGCTATTCAAGTAAAATACTACAACAATTTATTCGGAAGCAATATAAACATAAACGTGCTGGTCGGCGCATCTTAACAATGAATGCAGGCGAAACGATCATTCAATTAAAATAAGGAGTTTTTATGGAAAAATTTTATCAAACAATGTTATCTAATATTCGTAAACATCCCTTGCTGCAAAAAATCATTATGGGCTTTACCCGCTATATCCCTATTATTACTTTTATTGTTTATTCAATTTTGCTCGTTTATTTACTTTATACTCAAAATACATTATTAGCTAAAACACTTTATAAGCCACTTGCTTCATTTTTAATTGTAACACTTTTGCGCAAAGTAATTAATCGTAAACGCCCTTATGAAGCTATGGCTATTGATCCTTTAATAGAACATAAGCAAGGTGAATCTTTCCCTTCACGACATACGGTCAGTGCTTTTGCAATTGCATTAGCTTGTCTTCAGGTAAATTCACTGCTTGGGACGATCATGTTAATTCTAGCATTTGTCGTTAGCTGTTCACGAATCTTAAGTGGTGTTCATTATATCAGTGATGTTCTAAGTGCCGTAATCATTGCTTTAATCATCAGTTTCCTCTAAGCGTATATGCATATATATAAAAGATGGTGCCTATGCTATTTCAATTACCTGTTGATACTAATTTAGATAATCCGTTAAATCAATCTATTTTAACCAAACAAGTTCTCGTTTATATAAATAATAAATCATGGATAAAAGAAATTGATTAAAAACGTCATTTATTTTAATTGTTTAAAAATGAATTGAACTATAAATATCTGTTCTATATGATTTATGATAGCTCAAATGATGCTCTTATCAAACAATTATATCAAAAGCTCTCTAAATACATTAATCTAACTATAAGCTCCTCGTCGAACGTGATGATGGGCTTCCATCAACACTTGAAATAATTTTAACAGACCATTAAAAACTCTTCTTTTGAAATTACTATCTCTTGTGAACTGGTAATAATCAAGTTGATTCAAAATAATTATTGACCCAAAATATTACCTAGTTAATAATGTTTATTCAAAAACAATTAAATATTTCATTTTTATGCTATACTTTTATTGGTGATAAAAATGAAAAGAGAAGGTATTCATGGTTTAATTCAATATCTTAATAAAACTACTAATAATGCAACTAATACTCAGGTTGCTAAAGCAATCTTTACTAATCGTGATAAAATCAATGAAATCAGTCTTGAAAAACTAGCCGGTGACAATTACTTGTCTCAAGCTTCGGTTAGCCGGTTTATAAAAAATCAGGGTTATAAAAATATCAATGAGTATCGTTGGGATTTCATTGCTGGACAACAAATGCTGCGACTTAATGCTTTTAATAATAAAAAAGTGATTATTAGTAAAAATAACGAAGAAATTAAAAATGATGTAAAACAATCATTACAAAATGCTTTTAATGATATTGATAAGCTTGATATGACAGCACTTGAAAGATTAGTTAAAATAATCAATAATTATAAACAGGTTCTTTTTATTGGTTCTGAATTTTCATTGGCTAATATTTATCTAGTTCAATTAGAAATGGTTCAATATGGTATCAATGCTTATAGTTATAACGATCCCATTATTATGGCAGAAAATCTTAGGTCTTTGAAAGAAGATACCCTAATTATTTGTATCAGTACCAGTGGTCAATGGTACAATGCTCCTTCAACTAAGGAAATTAGAGATATCTTATTCAGTCTTAATAACCCTAAAATTCTTCTTACCTGCATTACACAGCATACTGATGAAGCAAAGTTTGATTATATCTATAAATTTGGCAATCAGCGTAATGATGAAATTAGCGGTTATATCCAGCTTACTTATTTTATTCCAATCTTTAGAAATATGTATATTCGTTACATCGACTAGTTCATTCAGTTTTTGAATAAACTAGTTTTATTTTGAATTGATCGTTCAAAGATAATTATGTTTTATTATTATAAGCGCTTGTATAATTTTAATGTAACTTAAAAGTTATAAATATAAAATCAGGGGTGGAACAATGAAAAAAATAACAAAAGCATTATTAGCACTAACATTGTCACTATTAATGTTAGCAGCTCCAATTTCAGTTAATCAATTATATGCAAATGAAAACATTTTAACTGAAGTAACTAGTGACACAATCAATAATTATACTTACTACGAATATGATAGTGAAGCAGATGGCTACACCTCAGAACGTAGTAATATCTTAACACCTATTTATTACATTTTTGCGGGAAAACAAGATCTTACTAGCGCTGATAAATTAATTGAAGAAATTGGTCTTCTCGATAATGTTCATGAATGGGCAGGGAAAGTATATATTATTAATCCTATATCAACGCAATATAACAATGATGATGTCACAGCCTTCAAAAAATTAGCCGGCACTGGTGTCAGCAACATTAAAGTGATCGGAATTGATGAGGGTGCCACTTTCGTCAATAATTATATTAGTCAAAATTGTTACTTTATTGCTGGAATGATGGTATATGGCGGTACAATGAATAGCGATTTAACTTATAACGTTCCTATACCAGCATATTTAAGTTCAACAGCAACATCAGCTGTTAGTTATTACAAACAAGCTAATCAAACTGACCAATCTCAATCATTTAACAACTACACGATCTATCAAAATTCTACAAATCCATTACAAATCGTGGTAAATTCAAAAACAGATGAAACATTAAAAAATGCATTCGATAATGCCTGGGAAACAGTTTTTTCTAAAAACTATCGTCAGCATAATGAAACAACCGAGTTCTATAATATGCCTGTTACTGATACAAATTTAGCTAATGCTGAGCAACCGTATAAACTAATTGAAACGCCAATTTTTGATCGCCTTGGAATCATTCATAATCAAGAGATTAATCAAACTGTCTCAAATATGCCTGGAAAATACACTTGGTTTGAATATTTACCTAATCAAGTAATTGATACTAAGAAAGATTCAGTTCCTTTAGTTCTTACGCTTCATGGAAACGGTAATGATCCTCGGGTTCAAGCCGATTCTTCTGGTTGGATTGAATTAGCTACAAAAGAGAACTTTATCGTTGTATCCCCAGAATGGCAGGATGCTAGTGTCAATTTTTCAAAATGCGATGGTTTAGGGGATGAAGGAATTATTAACTTAATTGATGATTTGAAAATTAAATATCCACAAATCGACAGATCACGAGTATATGTTACCGGCTTATCAGCAGGCGGTGCCGAGTCATTATTATTAGGGGTCAAGAATAGTGAAACTTTTGCAGGGGTTGGGGCTGTTTCTGGTGTCAATCTTTATAGTGAAGCAATCACTGAATTAACCAATGATTATAAAGGACATGAAACACCTTTATTATATATTTGTGGTGATCATGATTTCTTTCAAATGATTCCTGTTGATGGTTCAAGTCAATACGGTACTTCACAATTATATGGTTTTAGTATTTGGGCTGAAGACAGTAATACACATATATATAGTGCCCTACAAGCATATCAAAAAATCAATGACTTAACCGTGACGGATATGAATATGGATTTAAACCCTTATTATGGCATTAAATTAGATAATCAGCAATGGACAAAACTTGGTGAAAAAGACATGTATACAGGAACTTTGTCTAACAATAACGGTGTAGTAATGGAACTTGCTGCAATTAAAGATCATGCTCACTGGAACTATAAACCAGAAGCTCAATATATTTGGAATTTCTTTAAAAACTACCAACGTGATCTACTAACTGGTGAACTGATTTTTGTCAACAATGGTAGCAATACTACAACAGTTATTGATAAAAAAGATGATTTGACAACTTCTGTAAAAACAGGAGATGAAGTTGAATTTGAATATCTAGGTATTCTATCTGTTATTACGATAACTACTTTTATCTATTTTAAAAAGAAAATAGCATAATAAAAACATTGAGTAATTAAATTACTCAATGTTTTTTACACTTTTTTTGTCTTAAATAATTTTCTAAAATCAAAGAAAGCAACTAATACTCCCAAAGCAATTAATAAAATTGCAAAAATCAATTGTAGTCCTGATGTCAAGAAATCAAAAGTTCCTGTTGTCATCCATGCATTTACGATGTTATATACAGAAAGACCAAGTGAACTTAAAGTTACTACCAGCATTGTACACATTGGAATGTATAACATAAATCCTTTTCGACCAGTCACCTTTAGGAAAACAGATAATGAAATCAATACCATAGCTGCTAACAATTGATTTGCTGAACCGAATAACGGCCAGATATTATTGTAACCACCTAATGATAATAAATAACCAAAGAACAAGGTAATTAATGTTGCAAAATACTTATTTGTAAGAATTTTATTCAACCCTGAAGCTTCTTGAGAATTTTCTACTTCAAATAATTCTTGGAATGATAAACGTCCAATTCTTGCAACAGCATCCAATGATGTAAGAGCTAATGCTGAAACGAACATTGTCATAATGCAAATTCCCCATTCTTGAGGTAATCCTAGTTTAGAAACAAAAGCCGTTACCCCTACTGAGAATTTAGTAAATGGAGTAGCTCCTTCAGCAGTAACTAATGAAGCTAGCTGATCAGTTAAAACACCGTCACTAACTAATTGAGTTAAAGAACCAACTACGACAACAACTAAGATTGCTAATAGTGATTCCAATAACATTGAACCATAACCAACTTGTAACATATCTTTTTCATTTTTGATTTGTTTACTACTTGTTTCTGATGAAACCAGTGAATGAAAACCAGAAACAGCTCCACAAGCAATCGTGATAAACAAAGTTGGGAACATGTAGCTGCCTGTCTCACTTGTAAAACCAGTAAATGCTGGTAGTGAAATAGTTGGGTTATAGAATAGTACGCCGACTACTGCAGCCACGATCATTCCAACAAATAAAAACGTAGTTAAATAATCACGAGGTTGTTTCAATAACCACATTGGTGTAACAGAAGCAAAGAAAATATAGACAAAGACGACATATAGCCAAGTTGTTTTACTGAAATAAATTGGAAAAGCAATCCCTCCAATTAACATCAAAACAATTAAGCCAATTCCTAGCATTGCTTGCACTTTGCCACTTACATGCCGTTTCTTTAAAAAGAAACCAAAAGCAATCGCTACAACGATATACAACATTGAAATTGATGCAGCTGCAGCATTTGGCTGTAATTTAGAACCATCAACAGCTGAAAAACCATTAAATGTTCCTGCTACCATATCAGCAAAAGCAGCAATTACCAAAAGTGTAAATAACCAGCAAAACAAGAAAAATAATTTCTTCCCAGTTTTACCAATATATTCTTCAATGATACCACCCATTGATTTACCGTTTGATTTTACTGATGCATAAAGTGCTCCAAAATCTTGGACAGCACCAAAGAAAATTCCCCCAACAATAATCCATAAAACTGTAGGTACCCAACCAAACATCAATGCCATAACCGGTCCCGTTACAGGTCCTGCTCCAGCGATTGATGAAAACTGATGTGCAAATACTTCCCATTTGCTACTAGGAACAAAATCAACCCCATCTTCATTAGCAACCGCTGGTGTCTTAGCCTTAGGGTCGATTCCCCAAGTTTTCTCCAAATAGCGACCATAAATTACATAAGCTGCTGCCAATGCAACCATCGAAAGCGCCAGTAATAATAATCCATTCATTTTTTATTTCCCCCTTTAATGTATATACCTATACAATGTTTTATATAGAATACTCTTATGATTATTGTTTGTCAAGATAATAATTTTTTTATTTTAATTATTTTTAGGATTTTAGATAATAAATATACATATAATTGTTTAAAAAACAAAAAGATTGACTTTTATAGCCAATCCTAGATTAATTTATTAAAATCACTGAAGTCTTGTATCGTCATGATAACGCCAGGTAAATCCCGATACTCACTTTCTTTTTCCTGAGGACAGATTACTACGATTTTTTCAATTCCCGCTTTATATGCATTCGCAATTCCTGAAAAAGAATCTTCAAACACTAAAATATCTTTAACATTATGTTTTAATTTTTGTGCTGCATCTTTAAACATATTAACTTTATTTGAATAGGAACCATCATCATAGATAATCATTTCAGGGTCAATCCACTTATCTAGATTAAATGATTCAACAAAAAAATCAATATTTTCTTTAATTGAAGCACTAGCAATCGTAAAAGGAATTCCCAGTTCTTTTAATTTATCAAAAAAAGCTACTGCTCCATCTACCAAATGAAAAGATGCTTTATCTTGCTTACAAAATTCACGATAATATTCTTCTTTTAATAATGAATATTTTTTAAGCTCTTCACTCGTTGCTTGATTATTCATCATATACTGAATATTTTTAGCATTCGGTGTTCCATTAAACTGCTCATGCAACTCCTCGTCACTGATCCCCCTACCGCGAATCAGCTTGGAGATTTTTCCCCAAGCTAAAACATGTTTATCATTGTCAAAGAATAATGTTCCATTAAAATCAAAGATAATTGCTTTATAATTCAATCTTATCTAACTCCTTTGTTTCACTAATTTGCTTGAACCAGCTAGCTGATTTTTTTGGATATCTAACTTGACTGTCATAATCAACATAGAATAGTCCATAACGCTTATTATAACCATTAGACCAAGAAAATACATCCATTAACGACCAAACAAAATATCCTTTAACATCCGCACCATCATCAATTGCTTTTAAAATCCATGATAAGTGCTTTCTAATATAATCAATCCTTGGAGTATCATCGATCTTACCTCCAACAAATTCATCCTTATATCCCATTCCATTTTCTGTGATATAAATTGCTTTATAGTTAGGATATTGATTTTTAATTCGCATGATCATATCATAAAGTCCTTGAGGATAAATCAACCAGTCCCAGTCAGTTCTTTCGATTCCTTCCTTAAACATCCGTTCACCAACACCCTTCAGTCTAAAACGTGAAGTACCTTTATCCCCCGTTCCATTATGGAAGATATCATTCTCACCATCGTAAGCTTGAATAAAGTGGCTTTGATAATAATTAATTCCTAGATAATCATTTAACTTAGCAGCTTTTTTCATGATTTCCAAATCTTCTAGATCAACTCTAAAAGTTCCATTATTTAAAGCGACTAATCGTTTAATTATCGTAAGAGTTTCATCAGTGTATTCACCTAAGAAAGTTGCATCTAAAACAAACTGGTTAGCTAATACATCTTCATTTTTTGTTGCCTGATAATCAGCTTCATTATCATTATAAGGATATTTTGTTTCTAAAGAGTGAATAATTCCAATTTGGCCTGGATATTTTCCCTCTTTAAATGCCAATACTGCTTTCGCATGGGCAACCATCATATGATGCATTGAATAAACTGCTTTAGGAATATCATATTTAATTGCTGGTGGAAAACTTCCTACAATGTATTGATTTACTGCAATTGGCCATACTTCATTAAAGGTGAACCAATATTTTACTTCATCATGATATTCTTGAAAACAAAATTTTGCATAATTAGTATATTGATCGATGATTTCATGATTTAAAAAATCACCAATT encodes:
- a CDS encoding O-antigen ligase family protein, coding for MVFNRKYYKLCFIIYMFINTLALGYLGIETNYLFVPLLIWALVIIVHDIYKKKFKLKKNYSLLMIVQGLILLLATARNDYSDLNSYVIAVMQLVIYLLIFNNPVSMSKDDIEDEVRMIIPLVNVLVGGASLISIGMYLVHFSSLANGWTLGMVGNRLFGIYFNSNPAAFLACITIVLALVAVRQKFKGKYWYLANIGIQLVYILLTRCRAALIILAIIIVMVGYYFLIRRKPYSNFKRLGLVISLIVVIAGASLVGQRVVEIVPQMQGIASKETSRFQMDKVVKAGHLLIAGNWQDFNQGLTIIDEVSNGRVSLTKAALEIWHTEPVIGIGANNFKKIGSQETDALEYWAVQVVHSHNVFLEALVTTGVIGFILFVVFFFKTLLMIFNVLKKSHGKEIYFIVQMFAMIVLSEFIGSLSDYGVFYIYSLSATLAWCFLGYLYTYQNITEISNIDKI
- a CDS encoding LCP family protein, whose translation is MKEKILKFITSKFFVLGIQLLATIAVVYFTFKLDLVPTKYLIAGIVVLALLLAGFFGIIYSSEQKIKKGLSSKRGIVTKIISLLTSIILIAGCTYISRGNNFIENVSNATGQEYVVSVISLKNGKITKLKDLDSSKKIGVSYEKDTVTIAEALKDLDTEIGDHEYTKYDNYASLADALYEGKVDAIVVGEQYRTMLQTNHEEFNDVTKVLKSYAYDAKMEVTTKQTDVTENAFSIYVTGIDVYGSLKTVSRSDVNLIVTVNPKTKQILMTSIPRDCQINLHKNGKMDKLTHTGIYGTSETINTIQDLLEMKINYFARTNFSGMTNIVDALGGITVNSSEAFETLHGNYQISEGLNEMDGDKALCFVRERKRLKRGDFARGENQQKVLKAMLDKAMSPKIITNFNNILSAVEGCFETDMSDKEIKSLINMQLNDMADWKIINVQIEGEYQLMDDTFSMKGTNSDVMIPFESHIERVRELINKVEEGKEIKDSELKGLTH
- the srtB gene encoding class B sortase, encoding MAKTKKSFIERIKPTGAKDLIRKIILLVCICVFCYSAYNLASIFLEYKSMDDSNKEVEETYVTENTEQKNSYKTIDFEALLARNSDVKGWIDIPDTKVSYPIVQGETNDTYIHSDIDKKEFRAGSIFIASENKNPFTDLNTVIYGHNMKNGSMFNNIKSYTEQDFADKHPYVYIYLPDGTVSRYKVVAAHIIPEESLLYNTGITDIQAFYQEMLKTSDIKVDFEQAAGNPVITLSTCTSAGSESGKRNVVHAVLDRAGIDPKTETMD
- the ychF gene encoding redox-regulated ATPase YchF, with amino-acid sequence MALTAGIVGLPNVGKSTLFNAITNAQVEAANYPFATIDPNVGVVEVPDYRLDKLTELVEPKKTVPTTFGFTDIAGLVKGASRGEGLGNKFLGNIRETDAICEVVRCFRDKDVTHVDGDVDPIRDIETINLELIFADLDTVEKRIGRIGKKAQSGDKEAKLEVAILEKLKSTLEANKPARVIEFSKEEMDVVKQYTLLTMKPIIYVANLGEEDLEDPTTNPHYNKVVEFAAGEGADVVPICAKIESELVGMDKEEKDLFLQDLGIEESGLDKLIKEAYKLLGLRTYFTAGVQEVRAWTFKEGMTAPEMAGIIHSDFQRGFIKAETYSFDDLVEYGSEHALKEAGKIRQEGKQYVGQDGDIMLFKFNV
- a CDS encoding Smr/MutS family protein, translating into MFNQIDIHGCTTIEAKIRLDNYLNSLSPNTKEITVVHGYSSKILQQFIRKQYKHKRAGRRILTMNAGETIIQLK
- a CDS encoding phosphatase PAP2 family protein: MEKFYQTMLSNIRKHPLLQKIIMGFTRYIPIITFIVYSILLVYLLYTQNTLLAKTLYKPLASFLIVTLLRKVINRKRPYEAMAIDPLIEHKQGESFPSRHTVSAFAIALACLQVNSLLGTIMLILAFVVSCSRILSGVHYISDVLSAVIIALIISFL
- a CDS encoding MurR/RpiR family transcriptional regulator, whose translation is MKREGIHGLIQYLNKTTNNATNTQVAKAIFTNRDKINEISLEKLAGDNYLSQASVSRFIKNQGYKNINEYRWDFIAGQQMLRLNAFNNKKVIISKNNEEIKNDVKQSLQNAFNDIDKLDMTALERLVKIINNYKQVLFIGSEFSLANIYLVQLEMVQYGINAYSYNDPIIMAENLRSLKEDTLIICISTSGQWYNAPSTKEIRDILFSLNNPKILLTCITQHTDEAKFDYIYKFGNQRNDEISGYIQLTYFIPIFRNMYIRYID
- a CDS encoding alpha/beta hydrolase family esterase — its product is MKKITKALLALTLSLLMLAAPISVNQLYANENILTEVTSDTINNYTYYEYDSEADGYTSERSNILTPIYYIFAGKQDLTSADKLIEEIGLLDNVHEWAGKVYIINPISTQYNNDDVTAFKKLAGTGVSNIKVIGIDEGATFVNNYISQNCYFIAGMMVYGGTMNSDLTYNVPIPAYLSSTATSAVSYYKQANQTDQSQSFNNYTIYQNSTNPLQIVVNSKTDETLKNAFDNAWETVFSKNYRQHNETTEFYNMPVTDTNLANAEQPYKLIETPIFDRLGIIHNQEINQTVSNMPGKYTWFEYLPNQVIDTKKDSVPLVLTLHGNGNDPRVQADSSGWIELATKENFIVVSPEWQDASVNFSKCDGLGDEGIINLIDDLKIKYPQIDRSRVYVTGLSAGGAESLLLGVKNSETFAGVGAVSGVNLYSEAITELTNDYKGHETPLLYICGDHDFFQMIPVDGSSQYGTSQLYGFSIWAEDSNTHIYSALQAYQKINDLTVTDMNMDLNPYYGIKLDNQQWTKLGEKDMYTGTLSNNNGVVMELAAIKDHAHWNYKPEAQYIWNFFKNYQRDLLTGELIFVNNGSNTTTVIDKKDDLTTSVKTGDEVEFEYLGILSVITITTFIYFKKKIA